From a region of the Streptomyces caniferus genome:
- the topA gene encoding type I DNA topoisomerase gives MSPTSETTDGGGRRLVIVESPAKAKTIKGYLGPGYVVEASVGHIRDLPNGAAEVPAKYKGEPWARLGVNVDADFQPIYVVNSDKKDQVKKLKELLAESDELYLATDEDREGEAIAWHLQEILKPKVPVHRMVFHEITKDAIREAVANPRDLNQKLVDAQETRRILDRLYGYEVSPVLWKKVMPRLSAGRVQSVATRLVVERERERIAFRSAEYWDLTGTFSPNLGSARPGGPPSGRAGDASDPSVLTARLNTVDGRRIAQGRDFGPNGQLKNDVLHLDEANARALAAALENTDFAVRSVESKPYRRSPYAPFRTTTLQQEASRKLGFGAKSTMQVAQKLYENGFITYMRTDSTTLSDTAVTAARAQVTQLYGASYLPDKPRTYAGKVKNAQEAHEAIRPSGDRFRTPAETGLTGDQFKLYELIWKRTVASQMKDATGNSVTVKIGGRAADGRDAEFSASGKTITFHGFLKAYVEGADDPNAELDDRERRLPQVAEGDALAAQEITADGHATKPPARYTEATLVKELEEREIGRPSTYASIIGTILDRGYVFKKGTALVPSFLSFAVVNLLEKHFGRLVDYDFTARMEDDLDRIARGEAQSVPWLRRFYYGEGHGEGGAADAGNGDGDHLGGLKELVEDLGAIDAREISSFPVSDDIKLRVGRYGPYVERGEKDAEGHQRADVPDDLAPDELTVEYAEELLAKPSGDFELGMDPESGHQIVAKDGRYGPYVTEILPEGTPKTGKNAVKPRTASLFKSMSLDTVTLADALKLMSLPRVVGKDSEGVEITAQNGRYGPYLKKGTDSRSLENEEQLFTITVDEALAIYAQPKQRGRAAAKPPLKELGTDPVSGKPVVVKDGRFGAYVTDGETNATLRRDDDVETITAERGYELLAEKRAKGPAKKTAKKAPAKKTAAKKTAAKKTAAKKTTTAKKTTTAKKTTAKKTTAKKTTAKKATAKTAAAKKTAASAED, from the coding sequence TTGTCCCCGACCAGCGAGACCACAGACGGCGGCGGCCGCCGACTCGTCATCGTCGAGTCGCCTGCCAAGGCGAAGACGATCAAGGGCTACCTCGGCCCTGGCTACGTGGTCGAGGCGAGCGTCGGACACATCCGCGACCTGCCCAACGGCGCCGCAGAGGTCCCGGCGAAGTACAAGGGCGAGCCCTGGGCCCGTCTCGGCGTGAACGTCGACGCCGACTTCCAGCCGATCTACGTCGTCAACAGTGACAAGAAGGACCAGGTCAAGAAGCTCAAGGAGCTGCTGGCCGAGTCCGACGAGCTCTACCTCGCGACAGATGAGGACCGCGAGGGCGAGGCCATCGCCTGGCACCTCCAGGAGATCCTCAAGCCCAAGGTCCCCGTCCACCGGATGGTCTTCCACGAGATCACCAAGGACGCGATCCGCGAGGCCGTCGCCAATCCGCGCGACCTGAACCAGAAGCTGGTCGACGCCCAGGAGACCCGCCGCATCCTCGACCGCCTCTACGGCTACGAGGTCTCGCCGGTCCTGTGGAAGAAGGTCATGCCCCGGCTGTCGGCCGGCCGGGTGCAGTCCGTCGCGACCCGTCTCGTCGTCGAGCGGGAGCGCGAGCGCATCGCGTTCCGCTCCGCCGAGTACTGGGACCTGACCGGCACCTTCTCCCCCAACCTCGGCTCCGCTCGGCCGGGGGGACCCCCATCCGGCCGGGCCGGCGACGCCAGCGACCCGTCGGTGCTGACCGCCCGGCTGAACACCGTCGACGGCCGCCGTATCGCCCAGGGCCGTGACTTCGGTCCCAACGGGCAGCTCAAGAACGACGTCCTCCATCTGGACGAGGCGAACGCCCGCGCGCTCGCCGCCGCCCTGGAGAACACCGACTTCGCGGTGCGCTCGGTCGAGTCCAAGCCCTACCGCCGCTCGCCGTACGCGCCGTTCCGGACGACCACCCTCCAGCAGGAGGCCAGCCGCAAGCTCGGCTTCGGTGCCAAGTCCACGATGCAGGTGGCGCAGAAGCTGTACGAGAACGGCTTCATCACCTATATGCGTACGGACTCCACCACGCTCTCGGACACCGCGGTCACCGCGGCCCGGGCGCAGGTGACGCAGCTGTACGGCGCGAGCTACCTCCCGGACAAGCCGCGCACCTACGCCGGCAAGGTCAAGAACGCCCAGGAGGCGCACGAGGCGATCCGCCCCTCCGGCGACCGCTTCCGCACCCCGGCCGAGACCGGTCTGACCGGCGACCAGTTCAAGCTCTACGAGCTGATCTGGAAGCGGACCGTGGCCTCGCAGATGAAGGACGCGACCGGTAACTCCGTCACCGTCAAGATCGGTGGCCGGGCCGCCGACGGCCGGGACGCCGAGTTCAGCGCGTCCGGCAAGACCATCACCTTCCACGGCTTCCTCAAGGCCTATGTGGAGGGCGCCGACGACCCCAACGCGGAGCTCGACGACCGTGAGCGCCGGCTGCCGCAGGTCGCCGAGGGCGACGCGCTGGCCGCGCAGGAGATCACCGCCGACGGGCACGCGACCAAGCCGCCCGCCCGTTACACCGAGGCCACGCTGGTCAAGGAGCTGGAAGAGCGCGAGATCGGCCGTCCGTCGACCTACGCGTCGATCATCGGCACGATCCTCGACCGCGGCTATGTCTTCAAGAAGGGCACCGCGCTCGTCCCGTCGTTCCTCTCCTTCGCGGTGGTCAACCTCCTGGAGAAGCACTTCGGCCGGCTGGTCGACTACGACTTCACCGCCAGGATGGAGGACGACCTCGACCGCATCGCGCGCGGTGAGGCGCAGTCCGTGCCGTGGCTGCGGCGCTTCTACTACGGCGAGGGCCACGGAGAGGGCGGTGCCGCGGACGCCGGCAACGGCGACGGCGACCACCTCGGCGGTCTGAAGGAACTGGTCGAGGACCTGGGCGCGATCGACGCCCGGGAGATCTCGTCCTTCCCGGTCAGCGACGACATCAAGCTGCGGGTCGGCCGCTACGGCCCGTACGTCGAGCGCGGGGAGAAGGACGCCGAGGGCCACCAGCGCGCCGACGTCCCCGACGACCTGGCGCCCGACGAGCTGACCGTGGAGTACGCGGAGGAGCTGCTCGCCAAGCCGAGCGGCGACTTCGAACTGGGCATGGACCCGGAGAGCGGTCACCAGATCGTCGCCAAGGACGGCCGCTACGGCCCGTACGTCACCGAGATCCTGCCCGAGGGCACCCCGAAGACCGGCAAGAACGCGGTCAAGCCGCGCACCGCCTCGCTCTTCAAGTCGATGTCCCTGGACACCGTGACCCTGGCAGACGCGCTCAAGCTGATGTCGCTGCCGCGGGTCGTCGGCAAGGACTCCGAGGGCGTGGAGATCACCGCGCAGAACGGCCGCTACGGCCCGTATCTGAAGAAGGGCACCGACTCGCGCTCCCTGGAGAACGAGGAGCAGCTCTTCACGATCACCGTCGACGAGGCGCTGGCCATCTACGCCCAGCCCAAGCAGCGCGGGCGGGCCGCCGCCAAGCCGCCGCTGAAGGAGCTGGGCACGGACCCGGTCAGCGGCAAGCCGGTGGTGGTCAAGGACGGCCGGTTCGGCGCGTACGTCACCGACGGCGAGACGAACGCGACGCTGCGGCGGGACGACGACGTCGAGACGATCACCGCCGAGCGGGGCTACGAGCTGCTGGCGGAGAAGCGCGCCAAGGGGCCGGCGAAGAAGACCGCCAAGAAGGCGCCGGCCAAGAAGACGGCCGCGAAGAAGACGGCCGCCAAGAAGACCGCGGCGAAGAAGACCACCACGGCGAAGAAGACCACCACGGCGAAGAAGACGACCGCCAAGAAGACGACCGCCAAGAAGACGACCGCCAAGAAGGCCACCGCCAAGACGGCGGCGGCGAAGAAGACGGCGGCGTCGGCCGAGGACTGA